Proteins encoded together in one Dasypus novemcinctus isolate mDasNov1 chromosome 9, mDasNov1.1.hap2, whole genome shotgun sequence window:
- the ACTL8 gene encoding actin-like protein 8 → MATKTIIIDHGSGFLKAGLSGWNEPQMVFPSIVNYIPCRENPGPSYARRRVSLGIDICHPDTFSYPIERGRVLNWEGVEHIWSFVLEKHRQEHEDSPVLITESPTKEPGDRQKTLEIMFELLDVPSVFLADQLEMSLYASGHLTGVVVDSGYGLSRVQPFHLGRPLHSSGKTLEFAGQDLSSYLFQSLFKEDCNKHNLFQLETVATIQMSKCYVSQNLAEALEFRQSLPSESDGSTTYQLPDGALVELTPMQQLAPEMFFSPQVFDLQGPSLSQAVVDSIKTCETSLQPILTSHVTACGGNTLYPGFTKRLYKELTTEHFSSTKTAIWVGSNRNFSVWLGASVVAHLSTYRSAWVTREEYDESMRA, encoded by the exons ATGGCCACGAAGACCATCATCATCGACCACGGGTCTGGCTTTTTGAAAGCTGGCTTGTCGGGTTGGAATGAGCCCCAGATGGTCTTCCCGAGCATTGTGAATTACATACCTTGCCGGGAGAACCCCGGGCCCAGCTACGCCCGAAGGCGCGTGAGCCTGGGCATCGACATTTGCCACCCTGACACCTTCAGCTACCCCATAGAGCGCGGCCGCGTCCTCAACTGGGAGGGCGTGGAGCACATCTGGTCGTTTGTCCTGGAGAAGCACCGACAGGAGCATGAGGACTCCCCCGTGTTGATCACGGAGTCCCCCACGAAGGAGCCCGGGGACCGACAGAAGACCCTGGAG ATAATGTTTGAGTTACTGGATGTCCCATCTGTGTTCCTGGCTGACCAGCTGGAGATGTCCTTGTATGCCTCTGGCCACCTGACCGGCGTGGTGGTTGATTCTGGTTACGGCTTGTCCCGCGTGCAGCCCTTCCACCTGGGCCGCCCCTTGCACTCTAGTGGCAAGACGCTGGAATTTGCTGGCCAGGATCTCTCCTCCTACCTCTTCCAGAGCCTCTTTAAGGAAGACTGCAATAAACACAACCTGTTTCAGCTGGAGACAGTTGCCACCATTCAGATGAGCAAGTGCTATGTGTCACAGAACCTGGCGGAGGCCCTGGAGTTCCGTCAGAGCCTGCCGAGCGAATCAGACGGGAGCACCACCTACCAGCTCCCCGACGGCGCCCTGGTGGAGCTGACACCCATGCAGCAGCTGGCCCCCGAGATGTTCTTCAGTCCCCAGGTGTTTGACCTGCAAGGGCCCAGCCTCTCCCAGGCTGTCGTGGATTCCATCAAGACTTGCGAAACCTCCCTGCAGCCGATTCTGACCTCCCACGTGACGGCCTGCGGGGGGAACACCCTCTACCCCGGCTTCACCAAGCGCTTGTACAAGGAGTTGACCACAGAGCACTTTTCCTCCACCAAGACCGCGATATGGGTCGGTTCGAATAGAAACTTCAGCGTCTGGCTAGGAGCGTCTGTGGTGGCTCATCTTTCTACTTACAGGTCTGCGTGGGTGACCAGAGAGGAGTACGATGAGAGTATGAGGGCGTGA